The genomic DNA CAAGCAGGTGTTCCAGTTCGATCCGGACCTGGCGCAGGTGACCGAGCGCAAGGTGGATGCGGCCATCGGGACGTCGCCGGCGGCGATTCTGTTCGGGTCGGGGTCGTTGGAGCAGTCGTTCGATGTGTCGGCGCTGCCTTCCAAGGATGGGGTCGACTGGCTGCGGGCGAAGCCGCGGACGGCGGACGCGGGGTTCTCCCGGGTCGATATCGGGATGAAGGACAATCTGCCGGTGCGGGTTGAGCTGCTGGATTCGTTCGGGCAGACGACGCGGGTGGATCTTTCGGGGATCGTTCCCAATCCCAAGCTTGGGGAGGGGGAGTTTCGGTTTGTGGCGCCCAAGGGCGTGGATGTGGTCAAGATGTAGGGAGTCCGGCGGCGTCAGTGCTGAGTTGCTGTTGGGTTCTTGATTATTTCTTTGTTGGTCGGGCTTCGTAGGCCGCCCGTCACGGGGCGCGCAGGCGGTCAGCGCGCCAACGATTGCGGTCCGGAGCGTTCGCTCCGGACTTCCCCTTCGTCATCTTCGTTGTCGCCTGCGGCGACTGCCTTCAGATTCCCGCGGGCGCATCGACGGCGCGCTCACCGCCTGCGCGCCCCGCGCCGGGCTACCGGTTTCGAGAAATGTGGCGCTGCTGGAACTCGTGGGCATGGGAGAGGTTTGCGTTGCCCGCAAAAAACGGCCGCGCGGGCGGCCGTTTTTTGCATACGTGGTGGCTTGCGTCGTGATGTTGATCGCTGCGCGCTTGCGGCGCGGTGTGGGCGGTGTACTTGAAGCGCGCAGCGGATGGCTTGGGCCAGGAGGGGCGCCCGGTCGCCCGGTCGCCCGGCTGCCCGGCCGTCCGAAGGCCGGGCAGCCCCCTTTTGGGGCAGTAGCTCACGCAGTGAGCGCGGCGTGGGGGCGTTTGTACGCCACGCAGTCGATTTCTACTTTCGCATCCACCATCAGCGGCGACTGCACGCAGGCGCGGGCGGGGGGATTGTTGCCGAAGTATTCCTTGAAGACCTTGTTGAACGAGGGGAAGTCGCGCGCGTCGTCGAGCCAGACGCCGCAGCGCACGACGTGTTCGGGGCCGTAGCCGGCTTCCTTGAGGATGGCGAGGACCTGCTGGATGGCCTTGTGCGACTGGGCGACGGTGCCGCCTTCGATGACTTCGCCGTTTTCCATCGGGACCTGGCCCGAGACGTAGAGCCAGCCGTCGGCGGCGACGGCGCGGGCGAAGGGCATGTGGGAGCCGCCTTGGCCGGTGCCGCCGGCGACGCCGTAGCGGGTGATGCCGTTGTTGTCGGGAGTGGGGGTGGTACTGCTCATGTCAGGGCTCCTGAAGGGCGGGGGTTGAGGCGGCGAAGCTGGCGCGCAGGTCGCCGTTGCGGGGCAGCCAGCGGCCGGCGCGGTCGCCGGTGGGCTGGCCTTGGCGGTAGGACAGGACGCCGTTGACCCAGACGGCCTCGATGCCGGCGGCGGTCTGGACGGGGGCGGCGAAGGTGGCGCGGTCGATGACGGTGGCGGGGTCGAACAGCACCAGGTCGGCGTGGAAGCCTTCGCGCACCAGTCCGCGTTCGGCCAGGCCGAAGCGGGCGGCGGACAGGCCGGTCATCTTATGCACGGCTTCGGCCAGCGGGAACAGGCCGACGTCGCGGCTGTAGTGGCCCAGCACGCGCGGGAAGGCGCCCCACAGGCGCGGGTGCGGCATGGGGTCGTTGGGCAGGCCGTCGGAGCCGACCATGGTGAGCCGGTTCGACAGCACGCGGCGCACGTCGTCCTCGTGCATGTTGTGGTAGACGGCGCCGGCCGGTTGCAGGCGCTTCGCCGCTTCCAGCAGCGTCACGTTCCAGTCGGCGGCGATGGCGGACAGTTTGCGGCGGGCCTGTTCGGGGTGCGGCACCGACCAGGTGATGTCGATGTCGAATTCGTCGGTGACCTGCTTGAGGTCGAGCGTGGACGAGCTGGCCGAATACGGATAGCAGTCGCAGCCCACGTGCTGCATGCGGCCGGCGTTCTCCAGCTTGAACAGCACTTCCTTGGTGCGGCCCCAGTTGCCGGCGCCGGCGCATTTCAGGTGCGACACCACCACCGGCACGCGGGCGTGCAGGGCGATGTCGAAGGCTTCCTGCATGGCTTCCAGGATGGCGGCGAATTCCGAGCGCAGGTGGGTGGTGTAGAGCGCGCCGAATTCGTCCAGGACCTCGGCCAGCAGCTTGACCTCGGCGGTGTCGGCCTCGATCGCCGAGCCGTAGGCCAGGCCGGTGCTCAGGCCGATGGCGCCGTGGGCCAGGGCTTCGCGTAATTGATCGCGCATGGCCATCACTTCGTCGCGCGTGGCGCTGCGGTCGAGGCGGTCCATGTGGTTGTTGCGCAGGGCCGTGTGGCCGACCAGCGCGGCGACGTTCACGGCGGGCTGCGCGGCCTCGATGGCGCGGGTGTAGTCGGCGAAAGTCGGGTAGGCGAAATCGTCGCGCTGGCCCAGCAGGTTCATCGGGTCGGGCGGTTCGCCACGCAGCGAGACCGGCGAGGCGCTGATGCCGCAGTTGCCCACCACCACGGTGGTCACGCCCTGAGACAGCTTGGGCAACATGCCGGGGGTGCGGATGACGTTGGTGTCGTCGTGGGTATGGACGTCGATGAAGCCGGGCGCGAGCGCCAGGCCGGCGCCGTTGATGATCCGACCCGCCGACTGGCCGGACAGGTTGCCGATGGCGGCGATGCGGCCATGGGCCAGCGCCACGTCGGCGGTGTATTCGGCGCCGCCCGAGCCGTCGAGCACGCGGACGTTGCCGATGAGGGTGTCGTACATCTTGGGTTCCAGTTTCAATCGCCCAGCGGCAGCCGGTTGGGGCCGCCGCGGTGCTCGTCCAGCGCCAGCTTGATGCGGCGCAGGCGTTCGCGGTTCTCTTCTTGGTTCAGCATGGCCAGCTCGGTCGACAGCAGGTCGATCGCCAGCATCATGGCGTAGCGCGAGGCCGAGGGCTTGTAGATGAAGTCGGTTTCGTCGGTGCGGATCGGCAGCACCACGTCGGCCAGCTTGGCCAGTTCCGAGGTGGCGTCGGTGACCGCGACGATGCGGGCGCGGTACTGCTTGACGATGCGCGCGGCGCCAACGATTTCCGGCGTCAGGCCGGAGGCCGACAGGATCACCACGGCGTCGCGCTCGTCGAGCGTGGCGGCCACCATGCGCAGCAGCACGGCGTCGCTGTAGACCGCGATCGGGTAGCCCAGGCGCACCAGGCGCGACTGCACTTCCTGCGCCAGCACGGCCGATGCCCCGCCGACGCCGAACACGTAGATCATGCGGGCGCCGTCGACGATGCCGGCGGCAGCCTCGAACAGCGGTTCGGTGAAGGTCGGCAGGTGCGCGCGCAGCGTGCTTTCGATGTCGGCGTAGATGCGCGCGTAGAACGTGCTTTCCTCGGCCGGCGTGCTCTGGTCCAGGAAGCGACTGCCCACGGTGCTGGCCTGCGCCAGCTTCATCTTCAGGTCGCGGGTGTCGTCGCAGCCCACGGTGCGGGCAAAGCGCGAGATGGTGGCGATGCTGACGCCGGCCTTGGCCGCCAGCTGGTCCACGGTGGCGCTGGCGCTCCAGATGATGTTGTCCAGGATGGCGTCGGCGACCTTGCGCTCGGTCACGCTCAGGTCGTCCCGGCGGCTGCGGATCTGGAAGACGATGTCGCGGATGATGTTCATGTGGTGTTCCTGGGTCATGGCGGGCGCGGCCCTTACGCGGCCAGTTCGGGATCGCCGAGGCGCGAACAGGCCGCGAAGTGGCCTGGCCCGACGCTGACGTCGCGCGCTTCGATCGTGGCGCAGGCGTCGATGGCGTGCGGGCAGCGGGTGCGGAAGACACAGCCGGAAGGCGGGTTGACCGGGCTCGGGATGTCGCCCTTGAGCAGGATACGCGAACGCGGCGCGCGCGGATCCGGCACCGGCGCGGCCGACAGCAGGGCGCGGGTATAGGGATGGCGCGGCCGCGCGTAGACCTCGCTGGTCGGGCCGCGTTCCATGACGCGGCCCAGGTACATCACCACCACCTCGTCGCACAGGTAGTCGACCACGGCCAGGTCGTGCGCCACGAACAGCATGGTCAGGCCCAGGTCGCGCTGCAGGTCCTGCAGCAGGTTCAGCACCTGCGCCTGCACCGACACGTCCAGCGCCGAGACCGGTTCGTCGGCCACGATGAAGTCGGGCTCCACCGCCAGGGCGCGGGCGATGCCGATGCGCTGGCGCTGGCCACCGGAGAATTCGTGCGGATAGCGGCGGCGGTGATCGGCGTTCAGGCCGACGCGTTCGAGCAGTTCGCCGATGCGGGCCTCGCGGCGATGCTGCGCCAGCTTATGGGTGTCGAGCGCCTCGCCCAGGATCTCGGCCACGGTCATGCGCGGGTTGAGGCTGGCGTAGGGGTCCTGGAACACGATCTGCATGCGGCGGCGCCACGGCAGCATTTCTTTCTCGGACAGTTTGGTGATGTCCTGGCCGTCGAACAGCAGGCGGCCGGCGGTGGGCGCGAACAGGCGCAGCAGGGCGCGGCCGGTGGTGGTCTTGCCCGAGCCG from Achromobacter xylosoxidans includes the following:
- the lolA gene encoding outer membrane lipoprotein chaperone LolA, giving the protein MKTFRGLAAGLALCMAPALAPTAAVAATAQEQLRAFVSTVTAATGTFSQYTVSTQGRTQPAQTGVFSFQRPGKFKWAVQKPYEQLVISDGKQVFQFDPDLAQVTERKVDAAIGTSPAAILFGSGSLEQSFDVSALPSKDGVDWLRAKPRTADAGFSRVDIGMKDNLPVRVELLDSFGQTTRVDLSGIVPNPKLGEGEFRFVAPKGVDVVKM
- a CDS encoding RidA family protein encodes the protein MSSTTPTPDNNGITRYGVAGGTGQGGSHMPFARAVAADGWLYVSGQVPMENGEVIEGGTVAQSHKAIQQVLAILKEAGYGPEHVVRCGVWLDDARDFPSFNKVFKEYFGNNPPARACVQSPLMVDAKVEIDCVAYKRPHAALTA
- a CDS encoding N-acyl-D-amino-acid deacylase family protein, producing the protein MYDTLIGNVRVLDGSGGAEYTADVALAHGRIAAIGNLSGQSAGRIINGAGLALAPGFIDVHTHDDTNVIRTPGMLPKLSQGVTTVVVGNCGISASPVSLRGEPPDPMNLLGQRDDFAYPTFADYTRAIEAAQPAVNVAALVGHTALRNNHMDRLDRSATRDEVMAMRDQLREALAHGAIGLSTGLAYGSAIEADTAEVKLLAEVLDEFGALYTTHLRSEFAAILEAMQEAFDIALHARVPVVVSHLKCAGAGNWGRTKEVLFKLENAGRMQHVGCDCYPYSASSSTLDLKQVTDEFDIDITWSVPHPEQARRKLSAIAADWNVTLLEAAKRLQPAGAVYHNMHEDDVRRVLSNRLTMVGSDGLPNDPMPHPRLWGAFPRVLGHYSRDVGLFPLAEAVHKMTGLSAARFGLAERGLVREGFHADLVLFDPATVIDRATFAAPVQTAAGIEAVWVNGVLSYRQGQPTGDRAGRWLPRNGDLRASFAASTPALQEP
- a CDS encoding MurR/RpiR family transcriptional regulator; this translates as MNIIRDIVFQIRSRRDDLSVTERKVADAILDNIIWSASATVDQLAAKAGVSIATISRFARTVGCDDTRDLKMKLAQASTVGSRFLDQSTPAEESTFYARIYADIESTLRAHLPTFTEPLFEAAAGIVDGARMIYVFGVGGASAVLAQEVQSRLVRLGYPIAVYSDAVLLRMVAATLDERDAVVILSASGLTPEIVGAARIVKQYRARIVAVTDATSELAKLADVVLPIRTDETDFIYKPSASRYAMMLAIDLLSTELAMLNQEENRERLRRIKLALDEHRGGPNRLPLGD
- a CDS encoding ABC transporter ATP-binding protein gives rise to the protein MTASPQPARATEPLVRIEDLKVHFPTSQARNAPVVRAVDGVSFDVPRNTIVGLVGESGSGKTTTGRALLRLFAPTAGRLLFDGQDITKLSEKEMLPWRRRMQIVFQDPYASLNPRMTVAEILGEALDTHKLAQHRREARIGELLERVGLNADHRRRYPHEFSGGQRQRIGIARALAVEPDFIVADEPVSALDVSVQAQVLNLLQDLQRDLGLTMLFVAHDLAVVDYLCDEVVVMYLGRVMERGPTSEVYARPRHPYTRALLSAAPVPDPRAPRSRILLKGDIPSPVNPPSGCVFRTRCPHAIDACATIEARDVSVGPGHFAACSRLGDPELAA